In Halobaculum limi, one DNA window encodes the following:
- a CDS encoding ABC transporter ATP-binding protein, whose product MNDATVVRAVDARKRYDETVALDGVSLSVREGEVFGLIGPNGAGKTTLVRALTGTTDADGTLELFGTPARESDRSRLGLLPQEFGPPDRLTARELVAYYGGLYDESRPVDDVLADVGLAADTWYEHLSGGQKRRACVATALVNDPDVLFLDEPTTGIDPAGRRSLWSLIESLADGGVTVFLTSHSMEEVERLADRVGLLRDGDLVAVGTPAELVADHGGPTRLVVTGPAVTAGADPLREAGFAVEVGEEELVVGDVAPTDLGAAVTALGDAGVEYDSLTWTEPTLEDVYLRLTGETFEGAYTPGASAVQATGGDGTEDGASSTAADDASGAAGGDAATTEVER is encoded by the coding sequence ATGAACGACGCGACGGTCGTCCGCGCCGTCGACGCCCGGAAACGATACGACGAGACGGTCGCACTCGACGGCGTCTCGCTGTCGGTTCGCGAGGGCGAAGTGTTCGGCCTCATCGGGCCGAACGGCGCGGGCAAGACGACGCTCGTGCGCGCGCTCACCGGCACGACCGACGCCGACGGGACGCTGGAACTGTTCGGGACGCCCGCCCGCGAGTCCGACCGCTCGCGACTCGGTCTGCTCCCGCAGGAGTTCGGGCCGCCCGACCGCCTCACTGCCCGCGAGTTGGTCGCCTACTACGGCGGCCTCTACGACGAGTCGCGCCCCGTCGACGACGTCCTCGCGGACGTGGGCCTCGCCGCCGACACCTGGTACGAGCACCTCTCGGGCGGGCAGAAGCGCCGCGCCTGTGTCGCGACCGCCCTCGTCAACGACCCCGACGTGCTGTTTCTCGACGAACCGACGACGGGCATCGACCCGGCTGGCCGGCGCTCGCTGTGGTCGCTGATCGAGTCGCTCGCGGACGGCGGCGTCACCGTCTTCCTCACGAGTCACTCGATGGAAGAGGTCGAGCGACTGGCCGACCGCGTGGGCCTGTTGCGCGACGGCGACCTCGTCGCGGTGGGGACGCCGGCCGAGTTGGTGGCCGACCACGGCGGCCCCACGCGACTGGTCGTCACCGGCCCGGCGGTGACCGCCGGCGCAGACCCACTCCGAGAGGCTGGATTCGCCGTCGAGGTGGGCGAGGAGGAACTCGTCGTCGGCGACGTGGCCCCCACCGATCTGGGAGCGGCGGTCACCGCTCTCGGCGACGCGGGCGTCGAGTACGACTCGCTGACGTGGACGGAACCGACGCTCGAAGACGTGTACCTCAGGCTGACGGGCGAGACGTTCGAGGGAGCGTACACGCCCGGCGCGAGCGCGGTACAGGCGACTGGCGGTGACGGCACCGAGGACGGTGCTTCCTCGACCGCTGCCGACGATGCGTCCGGTGCTGCCGGTGGCGACGCCGCGACGACGGAGGTGGAACGATGA
- a CDS encoding bifunctional 4-hydroxy-2-oxoglutarate aldolase/2-dehydro-3-deoxy-phosphogluconate aldolase, giving the protein MSTSDAFAAMRESGIVAVMRGAEPETVVDTAEALVAGGVTALEVTADTAGATEMIATLSEELGDDVLVGAGTVLDSETARAAIAAGAEFVVSPSFDAGVVETCNRYGVLCAPGVMTPTEAVEAYEAGADMVKVFPAKTVGPSHVAALKGPLGHIDIMPTGGVSPDNAADYIEAGATCVGAGSALVDRELVDAGDFDAITERAETFRTVIEDAR; this is encoded by the coding sequence ATGAGTACGAGTGATGCGTTCGCGGCGATGCGCGAGTCGGGTATCGTCGCGGTGATGCGCGGTGCGGAGCCGGAGACGGTCGTCGACACGGCCGAAGCGCTCGTCGCCGGCGGCGTGACGGCGCTGGAAGTGACTGCCGACACCGCGGGCGCGACCGAGATGATTGCGACGCTCTCGGAGGAACTGGGCGACGACGTCCTCGTCGGCGCGGGGACCGTCCTCGATTCGGAGACCGCACGGGCGGCTATCGCCGCCGGCGCGGAGTTCGTCGTCTCTCCGTCCTTCGACGCGGGCGTCGTCGAGACGTGCAACCGCTACGGCGTGCTGTGTGCGCCGGGCGTGATGACGCCGACGGAGGCCGTCGAGGCGTACGAGGCCGGTGCGGATATGGTGAAAGTGTTCCCCGCGAAGACGGTCGGCCCGTCACACGTCGCCGCGCTGAAGGGGCCACTCGGCCACATCGACATTATGCCGACCGGCGGCGTCTCGCCCGACAACGCCGCCGACTACATCGAGGCGGGCGCGACGTGCGTCGGTGCTGGGTCGGCGCTGGTCGACCGCGAGTTGGTCGACGCCGGCGACTTCGACGCCATCACCGAGCGTGCGGAGACCTTCCGCACGGTCATCGAGGACGCGCGATAA
- a CDS encoding VOC family protein codes for MSHPGGLVFFRTANRDRVVDWYCETVGATVWLEQPGCTILDHGGFRFGFCEVDDEADTETEGILTFVYDDRAGVDRMHDRVGDAAREDPHVNERYDIYQFFADDPDGRTAEFQTFLHELPE; via the coding sequence ATGTCTCACCCTGGCGGCCTCGTCTTCTTCCGCACTGCGAACCGCGACCGTGTCGTCGACTGGTACTGCGAGACGGTCGGCGCGACCGTGTGGCTCGAACAGCCTGGCTGTACCATCCTCGACCACGGCGGCTTCCGCTTCGGCTTCTGTGAGGTGGACGACGAGGCGGACACCGAAACCGAGGGTATTCTCACGTTCGTCTACGACGACCGCGCCGGCGTCGACCGGATGCACGACCGCGTCGGTGACGCCGCCCGCGAGGACCCGCACGTCAACGAGCGATACGACATCTACCAGTTCTTCGCGGACGACCCCGACGGACGTACCGCGGAGTTCCAGACGTTCCTCCACGAGTTGCCCGAGTGA
- a CDS encoding inositol monophosphatase family protein — MNDERVDADAWERSGVPTPEALTATAEAAVRAAGDYLAERFRDGGTVGDFQTDDVKAEADEAAERRVFDRIHEDFPTHSLHGEESGRPGEGPVEWVVDPLDGTNNYAIDYPSIATAAAARVDDETLVAAIYEPLVDDCYVAVQGDGATLDGDPLTTTPRDRPLDRSTVSLVVGLPAVRDDALHAETRAVRTALTERCKRVLETWSPCVDWGLLARGSIAGIVCAYPDPFEQEAGELLASEAGVVSTSTDGYYVGAVDEETLDALVESLPAHATE; from the coding sequence ATGAACGACGAGCGTGTCGACGCCGACGCGTGGGAGCGGTCGGGCGTGCCGACGCCCGAGGCGCTCACCGCGACGGCGGAGGCGGCGGTGCGGGCAGCCGGCGACTACCTCGCCGAGCGGTTTCGCGACGGCGGGACGGTCGGTGACTTCCAGACGGACGACGTGAAAGCGGAGGCCGACGAGGCGGCCGAACGACGCGTGTTCGACCGCATCCACGAGGACTTCCCGACCCACTCGCTGCACGGCGAGGAGTCCGGGCGGCCGGGCGAGGGGCCCGTCGAGTGGGTCGTCGACCCGTTGGACGGGACGAACAACTACGCCATCGACTACCCCTCCATCGCGACGGCGGCGGCGGCGCGCGTCGACGACGAGACGCTCGTGGCGGCCATCTACGAACCGCTTGTCGACGACTGCTACGTGGCGGTACAGGGCGACGGCGCGACGCTCGACGGCGACCCGCTGACGACGACGCCGCGGGACCGCCCGCTGGACCGTTCGACTGTCTCGCTGGTGGTCGGCCTGCCCGCCGTCCGCGACGACGCCCTCCACGCGGAGACGCGGGCGGTCCGCACGGCGCTGACAGAGCGCTGTAAACGGGTACTCGAGACGTGGTCGCCGTGTGTCGACTGGGGGCTGCTCGCCCGGGGGAGCATCGCTGGCATCGTCTGTGCGTATCCCGACCCGTTCGAACAGGAAGCGGGCGAACTGCTCGCGAGTGAGGCTGGCGTCGTCTCCACGAGCACGGACGGCTACTACGTCGGCGCGGTCGACGAGGAGACGCTGGACGCACTCGTCGAGTCGCTTCCGGCGCACGCGACCGAGTGA
- a CDS encoding YqjF family protein produces MKRRLLSMRWRDALFAHWAVDPETVAARLPDPLSVATYDGDAYLGVVPFDMTDIRPRGSPVGLSFPELNLRTYVTDGDVSGVYFFSLDAADPVGVGVARSLFRLPYYRASMDVTRDGDRVRVRSERTGRRDHPADFDATYWPTGEAVTPEPGSLEAFLVENYRFYTEGRGTIYYGDIDHDPWPLAPAEWEVRTNDLFAANGFAEPTDDPILHYSPGADVTADRIRRLDTDATSDRGRAVDIPVVDAD; encoded by the coding sequence ATGAAGCGACGCCTGCTGTCGATGCGGTGGCGCGACGCCCTGTTCGCCCACTGGGCCGTCGACCCCGAGACGGTCGCCGCCCGCCTGCCAGATCCCCTCTCGGTGGCGACGTACGACGGCGACGCGTACCTCGGCGTCGTCCCGTTCGATATGACCGACATTCGCCCGCGTGGGTCGCCCGTCGGCCTGTCGTTCCCCGAACTCAACCTCCGTACGTACGTCACGGACGGCGACGTGAGCGGGGTGTACTTCTTCAGCCTCGATGCCGCCGACCCCGTCGGCGTCGGCGTCGCGCGGTCGCTGTTTCGACTGCCGTACTACCGCGCGTCGATGGACGTGACGCGCGACGGCGACCGGGTTCGCGTCAGGAGTGAACGGACGGGTCGGCGCGACCACCCGGCCGACTTCGACGCGACGTACTGGCCGACCGGCGAGGCAGTCACGCCCGAACCGGGGAGTCTGGAGGCGTTCCTCGTCGAGAACTACCGCTTCTACACAGAGGGCCGCGGCACCATCTACTACGGCGACATCGACCACGATCCGTGGCCGCTTGCGCCTGCGGAGTGGGAGGTACGGACAAACGACCTGTTCGCGGCTAACGGCTTTGCCGAACCGACGGATGACCCCATCCTCCACTACTCGCCCGGCGCGGACGTGACCGCAGACCGCATCCGGCGTCTCGACACCGACGCGACCAGCGACCGTGGCCGCGCGGTCGACATTCCCGTCGTCGACGCTGACTGA
- a CDS encoding DUF4349 domain-containing protein: MRRGPLAVVCLALLVVLAGCAGAGGGSNAADGGADVGATGGSEAAAESTPADASAGGDDGAGGVNAQVQNRAIIYEATVELRVENFSTARSSLVALANDRGGYVGSTNQVVRGEGNQTWTEGRIVLRIPSGNYSGAVEGVRGTGEVRSFDESTRDVTNQVVDLEARLESLRAERDRLRELYDEANDTEDVLAVQRELSDVQTEIERTEAQLQNLERQVAYSTIVVELREPRPDYEPPEQSQWYDTPVTEAFLESVNGVIVLGRGLIVVTAYALPYLAVLAVPALGGVLGFRYLRNRP; the protein is encoded by the coding sequence ATGCGACGTGGTCCACTCGCGGTCGTGTGTCTCGCCCTCCTCGTCGTCCTCGCCGGGTGTGCCGGCGCGGGCGGCGGTTCGAACGCCGCCGACGGCGGCGCAGACGTCGGGGCTACCGGTGGTAGCGAAGCCGCCGCGGAGTCGACGCCCGCAGACGCCTCCGCCGGCGGTGACGACGGTGCCGGCGGCGTGAACGCACAGGTACAGAATCGCGCCATCATCTACGAAGCGACGGTCGAACTCCGAGTCGAGAACTTCTCGACCGCCCGGTCGTCGCTCGTCGCCCTCGCGAACGACCGCGGCGGCTACGTCGGAAGCACGAACCAGGTCGTCCGCGGCGAGGGCAACCAGACGTGGACCGAGGGCCGCATCGTCCTCCGAATTCCGTCGGGCAACTACTCGGGGGCCGTCGAGGGGGTCAGAGGCACCGGCGAGGTGCGCTCGTTCGACGAGTCGACGCGCGACGTGACCAACCAGGTGGTCGATCTGGAGGCGCGACTGGAGAGCCTCCGCGCCGAACGCGACCGCCTGCGTGAACTGTACGACGAGGCCAACGACACCGAGGACGTCCTCGCGGTCCAGCGGGAACTCTCGGACGTGCAAACCGAAATCGAGCGCACGGAGGCACAACTCCAGAACCTGGAGCGACAGGTCGCCTACTCGACCATCGTGGTCGAACTGCGGGAGCCACGGCCTGACTACGAACCGCCCGAGCAGAGTCAGTGGTACGACACGCCCGTGACCGAGGCGTTTCTCGAATCGGTCAACGGCGTCATCGTCCTCGGCCGAGGGTTGATCGTCGTGACGGCGTACGCTCTGCCGTACCTCGCGGTCCTCGCGGTGCCGGCGCTCGGTGGGGTGCTCGGCTTCCGCTACCTCCGGAATCGACCGTAG
- a CDS encoding ABC transporter permease, whose product MSRVGRIRAETVAATRSFLRRRTAVFFTFFFPLLLVLIFGVLVRTQPGGGGLFAQPDAYYLPGYLATVVLFTPLSRVGSEIARHRDGHRFEKLATTPLTRGEWLLAHTLVNVGVIGLASLLVFALVTLVTGAQIPVSADLLLLVPFVVLGVVLFCGVGSVLGRVSDTQDGVIAASNSVALPLLFLSETFVSPDLLPEWFLPVVNLSPLTYFARGVRALTFEAPTGPGLAGLSAVGNLAILTALALVAFVVGAVAVPRGE is encoded by the coding sequence ATGAGTCGCGTCGGGCGGATTCGCGCGGAGACGGTCGCGGCCACGCGGTCGTTCCTCCGCCGCCGGACGGCGGTGTTCTTCACGTTCTTCTTCCCGCTCCTCCTCGTGCTCATCTTCGGCGTCCTCGTGCGGACGCAACCGGGCGGTGGCGGCCTGTTCGCGCAACCGGACGCCTACTACCTACCGGGGTATCTCGCGACGGTCGTGCTGTTCACGCCGCTGTCGCGTGTCGGCTCCGAAATCGCCCGCCACCGCGACGGCCACCGCTTCGAGAAACTGGCGACGACGCCGCTGACCCGGGGAGAGTGGCTGCTGGCGCACACGCTCGTCAACGTCGGTGTCATCGGTCTCGCCTCGCTGTTGGTGTTCGCGCTCGTCACGCTCGTCACCGGCGCACAGATTCCCGTCTCCGCCGACCTGTTGTTGCTCGTCCCGTTCGTCGTCCTCGGCGTTGTGCTGTTTTGCGGCGTCGGCTCCGTCCTCGGGCGGGTGTCTGACACGCAAGACGGCGTCATCGCCGCCTCGAACTCGGTGGCGCTTCCCCTCCTCTTTCTCTCGGAGACGTTCGTCTCGCCAGACCTGCTCCCCGAGTGGTTCCTCCCGGTGGTGAATCTCTCGCCGCTCACCTACTTCGCTCGCGGCGTCCGTGCGCTCACGTTCGAAGCGCCGACGGGACCCGGACTGGCGGGGCTGAGTGCGGTCGGGAATCTGGCGATTCTGACGGCGTTGGCGCTCGTGGCGTTTGTCGTCGGCGCGGTCGCGGTGCCGCGCGGGGAGTGA
- a CDS encoding S1C family serine protease, with protein sequence METQTGASGPDYEELYRSVVPSVVSVYADGGGETRGAGSGFVYDEAHVVTNDHVVGDRRTVRVRFADGSWLEGTVVGVDAYTDLAVVEVPRMDAAPLPIATEESIPGRPVAALGNPMGLDGSITAGIVSGVNRSMPMHGGFAVPDVVQTDAAINPGNSGGPLVAATADGRYEVIGVNRAKGGDNIGFAISARLIRRVVPTLIADGLYRHPYLRVRTMDVTPVVAEANGLAETGGVLVVDIGKRGPAGGDDGLRACSRTAVLGDREIPVGGDIVVAADDEPVRTHEELVRHLILHGEPGATVSLSVYREDETGTRTIEVELAERPATAGTVPVR encoded by the coding sequence ATGGAGACGCAGACGGGAGCGAGCGGTCCCGACTACGAAGAACTGTATCGGAGCGTCGTTCCCTCCGTCGTCTCGGTGTACGCCGACGGCGGCGGTGAGACGCGAGGGGCGGGATCGGGGTTCGTCTACGACGAAGCGCACGTCGTCACGAACGACCACGTCGTCGGTGACCGGCGGACGGTTCGTGTCCGCTTCGCAGACGGGTCGTGGCTAGAGGGGACGGTCGTCGGCGTCGACGCCTACACCGACCTCGCGGTGGTCGAGGTGCCCCGGATGGACGCCGCACCGTTGCCCATCGCGACCGAGGAGTCGATTCCGGGGCGGCCGGTCGCCGCACTCGGGAACCCGATGGGACTCGACGGGTCGATTACGGCTGGCATCGTCTCGGGCGTCAACCGCTCGATGCCGATGCACGGCGGGTTCGCCGTCCCCGATGTGGTGCAGACGGACGCCGCGATCAATCCCGGGAACTCCGGTGGCCCCCTCGTGGCTGCGACCGCCGACGGCAGGTACGAAGTCATCGGCGTCAACCGTGCGAAAGGTGGCGACAACATCGGCTTCGCCATCTCGGCGCGGCTGATCCGGCGGGTCGTCCCGACGCTCATCGCCGACGGCCTCTACCGCCACCCGTACCTCCGGGTGCGGACGATGGACGTGACGCCCGTCGTCGCGGAGGCGAACGGCCTCGCGGAGACGGGCGGCGTCCTCGTCGTCGACATCGGCAAGCGCGGCCCCGCCGGCGGCGACGATGGCCTCCGAGCGTGTAGCCGAACGGCTGTCCTCGGCGACCGCGAGATACCCGTCGGCGGCGACATCGTCGTGGCCGCGGACGACGAACCGGTCCGAACGCACGAGGAACTCGTCCGGCACCTCATCCTCCACGGCGAACCCGGCGCGACCGTCTCGCTGTCGGTGTACCGCGAGGACGAAACGGGCACGCGGACCATCGAGGTCGAGTTGGCCGAACGGCCAGCGACGGCCGGGACCGTGCCGGTTCGATAG